A DNA window from Bacteroides cellulosilyticus contains the following coding sequences:
- a CDS encoding DUF5686 and carboxypeptidase-like regulatory domain-containing protein: protein MRFTFLRILLFISLCWMSFPLQAQYVVQGVVTDSLTREPLPYTSVYLKGTTEGGMTNDKGQFSFKTYRPQAVLVISAIGYNEYTRLIHPAQGIRLTIALSPATYALNEVLVKPKRERYKKKDNPAVEFVRQMIEHRDDYSPKELDFWQRDRYEKMTFAINNFDSVKQQKWLYRKFKFLTDYVDTSAVTGKPVLAVSNRELLATDYYRKSPKSQKQRVHARKQAGVDEMLSQQGMEQAISVTMTDVDIYENNITLFTNKFVSPLSSLGPSFYKYYLMDTLTIAGQPCVDLTFVPFNSESFGFTGHLYVTLDSTYFVRRATMNFPQKINLNFVDYMSLEQNFTRGADGTRQLADEHITTEFKLVDNSDGIYAKRDVYYRNYVYEPSADALSAFKKPEKVIEPAEATHRTEAYWDDNRQVEVSKKETSVDKMMAQLRTYPVYYWTEKTLKVLFTGYIPAPKEKEPLFYIGMMNTTISGNTLEGVRLRAGGMTTAWLNPHLFYKGYMAYGFKDHRMKGMAEVEYSFHKKKEYANEFPIHSLKARYTSDVNQYGQHYLYTSQDNVFLSLKRQKDDRIGYQRKAELTYTNEFHSGFSFQLTSRFRQDESSYLIPFLKQDEMATPVKKISNAEFEVKLRYAPNEKFFQTQWNRFPVSLDAPVFSLSHTMAAKGVLGGDYTYQYTEAGFQKRFWFSAFGYTDVILKAGKVWNKVPFPLLIIPNANLSYTIQPESYSLMNAMEFMNDEYASWDVTYYLNGFLFNRVPLLKKLKWREVLSFRGLYGNLSDKNNPTVSNDLFRFPATTSYMGDTPYMEVGVGVENILKVIRLDYVWRLTYRNLPGIDKSGLRISLHMTF, encoded by the coding sequence ATGAGGTTTACTTTTTTAAGGATTTTATTGTTCATCAGCCTTTGCTGGATGAGCTTTCCCCTGCAAGCACAATATGTGGTACAAGGTGTTGTTACGGACTCGTTAACCCGTGAGCCTCTCCCATATACATCTGTGTATCTGAAAGGTACTACCGAAGGAGGTATGACTAACGACAAAGGACAGTTTTCTTTCAAGACCTACCGCCCCCAAGCCGTGCTGGTTATTTCTGCCATTGGATATAATGAATACACCCGTCTTATTCATCCGGCACAAGGTATCCGTCTTACCATCGCCCTTTCTCCGGCAACGTATGCCCTGAACGAAGTGCTGGTAAAGCCCAAACGGGAGCGATATAAGAAAAAAGATAATCCCGCCGTGGAATTTGTGAGACAAATGATAGAGCATCGGGATGACTATTCGCCCAAGGAGTTGGACTTCTGGCAACGGGATCGTTATGAGAAGATGACCTTTGCCATCAACAACTTTGACAGCGTAAAGCAACAGAAGTGGCTTTATCGTAAGTTCAAGTTCCTGACGGACTATGTGGATACTTCCGCCGTTACGGGAAAGCCCGTGCTTGCCGTCTCCAATCGTGAGTTGCTGGCTACGGACTATTACCGCAAATCTCCCAAAAGTCAGAAACAGCGCGTACATGCCCGCAAACAGGCCGGTGTGGACGAGATGCTTTCGCAGCAAGGCATGGAGCAAGCCATCAGTGTGACGATGACGGATGTTGATATTTATGAGAACAACATCACGCTGTTCACCAATAAGTTCGTAAGTCCGCTCTCTTCCCTGGGCCCTTCATTCTATAAATATTATCTGATGGACACGCTTACGATAGCGGGCCAGCCTTGTGTGGATCTGACGTTCGTACCTTTCAATTCCGAATCCTTCGGTTTTACGGGACACTTGTACGTTACTTTGGATAGTACCTATTTCGTGCGTCGTGCCACCATGAACTTTCCACAGAAAATCAATCTGAATTTTGTGGATTATATGTCTCTTGAACAGAACTTTACCCGTGGGGCAGACGGTACGCGCCAGTTGGCTGACGAACATATCACCACCGAATTCAAGTTGGTGGACAACAGTGACGGTATCTATGCCAAACGAGATGTATATTACAGGAACTATGTGTATGAACCTTCTGCGGATGCCCTTTCGGCCTTTAAGAAGCCGGAAAAAGTGATTGAGCCGGCCGAAGCGACGCATCGCACGGAAGCTTACTGGGACGATAACCGTCAGGTGGAAGTCAGCAAGAAGGAAACTTCCGTTGATAAAATGATGGCGCAGCTTCGCACGTATCCTGTCTATTACTGGACGGAGAAGACCTTGAAAGTGTTGTTTACCGGATACATACCCGCACCTAAAGAGAAAGAACCCTTGTTCTATATAGGTATGATGAATACCACCATAAGCGGCAACACCCTGGAAGGTGTGCGTCTGCGTGCGGGAGGTATGACTACGGCGTGGCTCAATCCGCACCTATTCTATAAAGGATACATGGCTTACGGTTTCAAAGACCATCGGATGAAGGGAATGGCGGAAGTGGAATATTCTTTCCATAAAAAGAAGGAGTATGCCAACGAATTTCCTATTCATTCTTTGAAAGCACGATATACCTCGGATGTAAACCAATACGGACAACATTACCTCTATACCAGTCAGGACAACGTATTCCTGAGCTTGAAGCGCCAGAAGGACGACCGGATAGGCTATCAGCGCAAGGCGGAACTGACTTACACCAATGAGTTCCATTCCGGTTTCTCCTTTCAGCTCACTTCCCGCTTCCGGCAGGATGAGTCTTCGTATCTTATCCCTTTCCTGAAGCAGGATGAGATGGCAACGCCCGTGAAGAAAATATCGAATGCCGAGTTTGAAGTAAAATTGCGTTATGCGCCGAATGAAAAATTCTTTCAGACGCAATGGAACCGTTTTCCGGTATCGCTGGATGCGCCGGTCTTCTCACTTTCGCATACGATGGCTGCAAAAGGAGTGTTGGGTGGTGATTATACCTATCAATATACAGAGGCAGGTTTTCAGAAACGTTTCTGGTTTTCGGCCTTCGGCTATACCGACGTTATCCTGAAAGCCGGGAAAGTTTGGAATAAAGTACCTTTCCCGTTACTGATTATCCCGAACGCCAACCTTTCTTATACTATTCAGCCGGAGTCTTACTCCCTGATGAATGCCATGGAGTTTATGAACGATGAATATGCTTCGTGGGACGTTACTTATTATCTAAATGGCTTTTTGTTCAACCGCGTACCTTTGCTGAAAAAGTTGAAATGGCGTGAAGTACTTTCGTTCCGGGGATTGTACGGGAATTTGAGCGACAAGAATAATCCGACGGTCAGCAATGATCTTTTTCGTTTTCCCGCCACAACCTC